GCGCGAAAGTTAACTCTCACTAGGTCCTTGTGGTTAGATAACATGTACACAGTCTCAGCTATTGTCCTTATAGAATACTTGGctaattaactttgcataattgggcgTATGTGATTTAcatctttggcctcgctttcaaTTGTTTGCCCGGCCTCATTGGAGTAAGCAGAGGCCAACGGCAACGAAGTGGTTTTATGAAGGTGCAATCCAAACAAAACGCGCGATATCACGTATCCAGAGAACTGATGGGTTTTGGTATGGCATACAGCACGTAAGCCTATAATTGTTCTTTTCTACGATCGGTACGATTAAATCAATAATGATATACTCTCAGAAAATCAGGCTAATTAAATTTCAGGCGCAATGAGATTCAACTTGACGTTTTTAGGGCATGGAGATATTTTTTTCAGATTATCGATACCGCGGATCAATCTAAATTAGTATCATTCAAATCTATACTAATATTAAGTTTGTGTACTTTTTATGTATAGCCAATAAAATCATTATCAGTAGTTGACACTAGGGGTTAATTGTCATAATTTGCTCTGAAGTGACATAAACTATAATAAAACTGTATTTACGCAAAAAGCGAGACggacaatgaccatgatgacgtcATTCGACAATTCCACCATCTCGGAGAGGGTTTGGTGTATCTTTGTATATCTTTGCAGATGCCGAAATTACAGATAATGGTTCAAAGAAATATCAACTTGTACTAGTCGGAAGATATTTTGGACTCTAGACCAATTTTACACCCCCATGTTATTATAACTAAGAGCGTAACTGATCAATTTATTGCAAGTCTCGACAATAGGCAAAATACATTATACAACTATACGCCCCTCAATATCAAAAACCCCAGTCAAAAACCTATGATCCCAGGTTTGGTTGGGCGGACCTTTATAGTTACGGATGAGTTAACGAGCGATAAAAAGTATTGAATCTGCCGATCTAAAGGTTAATGTACGGTATCTTGGACAATTATGTGTCGTCCTGCATGCACAGGCAGCTTTTTGCCGTGTTAGCCTTGTCCAATCATGTGCATAACACAAACTGACATGTATCAGACTAATATATCTTTATTCTCTCTGTTTTTACAAAACAGATCCAAACCAATACCAGCAGTGGACTTCGTAATCAACGCAAAGTCAACCATGACCACCAAAGCTTTCTTCATGTCGTAAACCTGGATATTTTCTTGCCGGCTCGCTTTTAGAGAGTGATACACACTGCATGAATTATGAGCCACGAAAAGTATGAGAGTATCCCAGCTGCAGATCCGCACAAAGTGCGCTATTATCATGGACGCCTTACGCGGGAAGAAGCAGAGAAAAGACTGACAGAAGGGGGCCTTATTGATGGGCTGTATCTTCTTCGCGATCACTTATTCCACGATGCCTACTATGTTCTCTCTATGTACTACGAAGGGGTGATTAGACATTACGTCATAGTAAGAAATTTCCAAGATGGTACCGTATCTTTAATAGGTAGCGAGCGCAAATTTACCGGTCCGATTGAGCTGGTAAGTTACTATAGTCGGAATTCATCTAGCTTGCATTGTCAGTTGAAGAAACCATGCCTATTACCCATAGCAGTATCGCCAACATCTTTCGCGGGGTTATCCCCTGAAGAGCTTAAGCAAGAGATGATATCGATTGGATTGATGCACAAGTTGTCAAAAGATGAGATTCGCAAGACATTATCGTCCCCAAAGAGACCGGAATTTGAGAGGCTAACGCGGAAGTTCTTGCACCAGAAACGCTCTTGGTTTCACGGAGCGATATCCAAAAAGATAGCGGAGAAGCGGTTAAAGTTGTCGGGATATCGAGAGGGTAGTTTTCTCATGTGGTTAAAATCAAAAACAAGAacatattatttatctttgtgttACAAAGAGTCAGTGATACACTACAAAATAACGATGCAAACTGTTCTTGGGCAAGTATCTATTGCAGCTCGAGAATCAAAGTATTTTGATTCTCTGTTAGCATTAGTTGATTATCACGAGAAACAGAAAGAGATACTCGCGAATCTTCTATCAGATCCATGTGATGTCAAAGAATACAAAGAACATTCCATCCACGAAACGCAGATTCTCATAACAGGACCAATGCCAgcggttttcaagaaaatattggaGATTGATGACTTAGATAGTATAAAGTTTGCGAACAGAGGTTCAAGACCTCGGTTCGTTGCAATTGAAGATGGATTGGAATCAGTATCCAAGGCCGCCACCAGTAATGGTCAAGTGCCACTATCTAATAACAATAAGCGCATTGAAGATAATGGTAGTTCTAAGACACACCAGGACAAGGAAGATGGTAATCAGGAACAGAGCAATAACGTACCTGGTAATCAGGATAACCAAGATAGCGAGGATGATCAACTGCATCCTCCGCCGGTTTCCTCTCGCGTTATCCGTAATGAACCTGTTAATGGTAACCAACAATCATACACGGATATGGTACACATGGCAAGTCGATTCCGATCCACCTCAATCCCTCCTCTTGATCCAATTCGCGAGAatgctgaagaagaaacaacTTCTGTTGTCAGTAGAGTTAGTTCAATATCATCCTCCGTTGAAGCAATAGGACCAGTTATCGCTAATCCGCAAGGGAATTATAGACTTTGCCTAATACGCGTACCAGAGAACCAAGGACTAGAAACACTTCCGACGGTTAGTAGGACACCGACGTCAGATTACCAATCGTCGGAAACGTCGTCATTCGACAATATCCTCCTGGACTCCGCTAACAATACAGTTGAACGACAGTCTCACAGACAAGCACGAGAAAGGCGAGACACAAAGGTGCACTTCGAGGAATGACATTTTGTTATTCTTACATGACTCAAATAATTTATTCAACATGACCTGCAACATTAATGACTTAAATACTTCTGTATAACAAATAGTTATTCATTCGAAATGTTGGAATATAGAAGAAAACTTTTCTTCTTGTTTAAAAAATTTAGGGGAAATCTAAACGATGTACCTAAACATGTGATTGGCATTGTGTTTAACTTCGATCACCTAAAAGTACTTGCACAGGCAAATGGTTATTGCACGTCTGGATTGGCAACCAATTGAATACATAAGAggaagaagggtccaactccaTCTCCATAATattcccaatatttgtggaagaaaggcTCAACTCCATAGAGTTGGTTCTTTCTGCCAtggaaaccatgattaagtgtacttggaAGACTTAGAGAGTGGATTTGTGCCCTTCTTTCACACACAAAGAAGAACTGTCTGCTAGCAACAAAATGCccgggtctaactcatttttgtataatggcggagttgggcccttcttgcaCTTACGTATTCAATTGCAATGGTGAACCGTACAATTTTAcgaaaaaaatcactgatttcGATGGATCTGAACAAAGTTGTTCAGCATGGACATTCTGTGTTTCCGGTTTACCTGGTTTCGGCATTCTACGCTACAGGACTGTTTACTTGTGGTGAACGCTTTTTCTCATAAAATTCGGGAGACACGCTGTTGTAGTGACAGCTGATGCAGCTATAACATATCGAACGTACCATTTTATAGCGAAATCCTGATTTTGCCGTTAAACACCGGTTTTGCCAGATAATCTAGGGTGTTGCTTCCCAACCCATAgatattatcatattatttattttgctGCCACTGAATAGTCAATTCGCAAGGTCAGCCGTTACGCAATTCTTCTCAACACTTGGTTTCTAATTATCCACCCCCATTTCACTTTGGTGAGGTGACGCAAATGATATGAGCTAAAGTGCCTTACCCAAGTGTGCAACATGTACAATGGAACAACAATGAAAAGAAGATCGGAACTTGTTTGATTAAAAATTTCAGATCTTTCAAGAGCATGGAATACTCCtccaaaaagtttggaaacttttaaAAACAGCTGTATATCAGAATtttctccatattgtttcatatcagtgaaaacattgttcttttccGTCAACATTAACAtatcatttgtgacgataacttattccacggttgagtaactttctttgaaagacagagaggtctcaaagaaaatgtgccattGTCTTCGCTCATCTCATTACTTAGAATGAATGAATGGGCTAATGCATGAATAGAAGAATGAATGAAATGTTGTTTGCAGCatataattttgaatgaaaagtgctaggatgggattaacagttctacaggtggatcgaaatggatcaacgcaagtcaatatCTCtagctggtcacttcttcatatacatgtagtggtcatttgcaagaaagttctaatcaaccatggttcgattatcagatctggataaggcttTTGCTATACCTCAGAGTCAAGTTgagtttcccgcagtatgatATCCAAGCTAAAAGCCAAATTTGGTCATACCGGAGTGGCCGCTCAAGAAAAACAACGGCTACAAGCACTTCAAACCCGTAGgctaatgaaacagtgtgatattttCCTTACTCATATTTACTgctgcaaatggcgcagacaatggccgatttggcccattttgtttgtgacctccttgtctttcaaagacagctactcaaccatggaataagttatggtcacaaatatcgtgtcatttttgacaggaaagaacaatgtttgatatgaaacaatacggaaatagattttaaatatttctgatatatagccgttttggaaagtttccaaacttttttggaGGAGCTTATGTTTTATTCTGAATTttctaaatatgtaaacaaaattgttagcttcataatattattatgtttacGTTGCAAAGTGTTTATCAATTTACATTGAGTAATCCAACGGTCTGTTTCACGATTATAAAACCTATTATAACTTTAAAAATATAACACGCACCCATTCTCTTTCAAACGCTGCTGTAGGAATGCCGGGAAACAAGATGCCGATATTTATTCATCCTGTCACGTACAGCTTTGGACAAATAATCAAGGACATATTGATCCCGATATATAAGATGTTACAAATGAAAAAACAATCAAATCAATCATGATCATATATAGTTGTAATTGGTTCATTATGAAACTATATATTTTATTGAAACTGATTGCTTCAGTATTTCTATGGTCACACACGTTGCAAATTAACTGATGCTAGTTTATTTTGTACTGCTTTTGGGGCGATTAAGGGCCATCGTGTACTCCAAATATTTGAAGTACAGTATTCGTTCAACACGTATTCGTTATTAAATCTATTGcaatatttgtcatttttgttatttaaaaaaaaattaattaggcACTGAAACCGATCGAATTTGGTGGTAAAATTAGCACAATTGTGAGCTACACCTTGTCACTCTAACACTcacatttcaatttattttgatcttcTAAGGAATATTTGTCAACgtttgtaataattataattattaccaATTTTACGTCAACCATTAACCATTTGGTAAACAAAGTTAAACATGATTGCAAATAGATTGAATAACATAATACTTTTCATATCAAATATTCAATATTAAAAGTATGCAGTGGGCCCACTCTACAGTGGGGCTTACGCCGGATGGAATGGACACTGGTGAAATTTCAAGCTCTGTTAATTTAGAATGAAAACTAATTGTATTCGCTCTTTCGGTTCGATCTTTTTCTTTTCAACTTTACCAAAATTGAAATGATAGAAACGTGACCagagtaaagctgaatttatactctatcgctgagcgacgagcgattggtatttgaccaatgtgGTAGCGCGTCTTTCCCAACGCAATAAAAAGCGCGTTACCTTATTGGTTTTAAATCAATCGCTCGACGCGATGTAATATAATTTCAGCTTAAGGCAACTATCTGCATCTTTGCTCTCCCAAGGAACAATGAAGTATCTGCAAATGTATTACAAAACAggtcgactgctcagtgcaagaaggtggtaagtgcaatagctgccatgtgtacatGAGCAcattgtgtaaattgccaaatgttcacagggcagctattgcacttagccacttctggcactgagcagtcgagatGCTGCCTTTGtacacgctggcgaagtgatgtaataatcggattaaccaccatagcaatagatgataacatttttttaatataccgcgctgcactggtacgttcgcGTGGTACCTCTGAATTGAatcatattatataattatattgtattGCTGTGCTTGATATTATAAAACCAagaaatattgtattgtattcaatctatgattgcagacatgcacaggtgatgagtgcaacctgcttgtagtgcagcgcgatgtattcaaaatatttttttcgcctattgctatggtagttaatccgatttattacgtcacttcgccaacGTACAGTCATCGCAATAAATTGTACTTCATAAATGATGCCTTACAGTCAGGCTTATAGTAAAATTGAGGATACACTTTAAAAAATCAAAGAGCTCATAATCTGCTAAGATGTTCTGTTAATTTGAAATATCAGTGACGGCAAATTATGGAGAAATCGTCAAGTTATGAAACGCAAAGTAATGGAAGGTACGGATTCaaaagtttttggtttttttgcttcTGTCGTATTTAACCGTTGACAGAAGCGTAAAATGGTAACGTTTGAATCTGTACCTTCCATCGCTTTGTGTTTCACAACTGGCTGATTTCTGCATCATTTGCCATTGTTAATATTTCATATGTTAAAGAAAATTGTGgtcaacttgattttttttaaactctaGCCTCTGGTTTGCTGTACGTTACTATTCATAAAATGCTACCTATATTttttgatcagttcgtaatcggcgggccttatagcatcacggattaatatcaatatattttatttcgagaattgtcttgtgacatgccgccagaagtatcacgaattattaattgaagtcctatactttttcTACTTTATTTAAAACGAACAATACAGAcaagacaggtcaactatatcactcttaacgcgggtctacttttcggcgtagtggtaaaagcctaacaattcctgccgattacgagctgatcaatgtATAGTATATATTATGTCTCTAGGACTTGTTTTATCTGGGAAACAAGAAACTGAAATATTACATAAGAATTTGCAtcttttgtttgttcatttgtaaCCAGGATTTCTAAAACAGTTACAATAAGAATCAAAATTGGTAAAGGTTGAACGTGTATCTCATAAAAACCGTAGAATTCAATCTAACAGGCATATAATGTCTCTAAAAGAGTGTTTTTAATGAgagagacgaaaggcagacacctcTACAacaacattatttggagtttgagctaCTTTAATTACTGATACAAACATGCAATgctgtaagaccaatctattgtaatgtttttgtggaggaggTCTGCCTTTCTTCTCTTTCATCAAAAGAACacccgtttagaggcatataatcTTGTAAATGGAATTCTACGCTGTtacaattaaaagaaaaaaatatgaggGCTTTCATTGTTAATCGACTCATTTGTCAGTAGAAAGCATAATAGAATAATTGACctgttcggtaaatcccataattccttgcggctagatctgagatgtcgtcatttgatgtcacgccgatttgcaatgcgcagtaacgatgttcgctaaacgatgtgcgcatcggcgtgacgtcaaataacGATATCTCTGGTCTAACTGCAAGGAATTATGGATTTGCAGAAAAGATCAATTGCCCAACACAATGGCTCTTATCCCATCCCATTATTAGCCATCGTCTACCGAAGGAAGGTTGTAACACCCCCCCCAGATTTTCCGAGCACGATAACTGCGCCAAAATTTACCGCCAAACGACTTGggtaattgtgggaccatcctttgcactcatagcagtgaccgattttgacctaccACCTACCAGGGGTAAGGACGACCCACGGTCTAAGGCAAcctgaaggattgtgggtaaaaaaaaaggcgccgccattagaggccagaaggattcaggctatccACGGTCCGAGAGGGTGAGGTGAAGGGAGGGGGAGGCTTAAGGGGTTGGTACAACCTCAGCATAATTTGGGTTGCTCTAATGAAAATATTCGAAGGGCTATTGATTTCAAACTTGATGTTTAGATTAGAATAGTATTCCTTTCCTATTTAGCCATTTTGAGTAATAAGttgtttttaatgtttgaatGACATGCAGACGTCATGAAAATCAGAAGCCACTGCCTAACAATACATTCAACAACAGCTCTAGTTTAAAATTGTAACCTTGTTTGAGATACACACTGTTACAATggactatcccagttgaaatccatac
Above is a window of Amphiura filiformis chromosome 7, Afil_fr2py, whole genome shotgun sequence DNA encoding:
- the LOC140157707 gene encoding tyrosine-protein kinase SYK-like; its protein translation is MSHEKYESIPAADPHKVRYYHGRLTREEAEKRLTEGGLIDGLYLLRDHLFHDAYYVLSMYYEGVIRHYVIVRNFQDGTVSLIGSERKFTGPIELVSYYSRNSSSLHCQLKKPCLLPIAVSPTSFAGLSPEELKQEMISIGLMHKLSKDEIRKTLSSPKRPEFERLTRKFLHQKRSWFHGAISKKIAEKRLKLSGYREGSFLMWLKSKTRTYYLSLCYKESVIHYKITMQTVLGQVSIAARESKYFDSLLALVDYHEKQKEILANLLSDPCDVKEYKEHSIHETQILITGPMPAVFKKILEIDDLDSIKFANRGSRPRFVAIEDGLESVSKAATSNGQVPLSNNNKRIEDNGSSKTHQDKEDGNQEQSNNVPGNQDNQDSEDDQLHPPPVSSRVIRNEPVNGNQQSYTDMVHMASRFRSTSIPPLDPIRENAEEETTSVVSRVSSISSSVEAIGPVIANPQGNYRLCLIRVPENQGLETLPTVSRTPTSDYQSSETSSFDNILLDSANNTVERQSHRQARERRDTKVHFEE